In Caproicibacterium amylolyticum, a genomic segment contains:
- a CDS encoding class B sortase, which produces MPHQRMKKKHILLDILILIFAAVAAISAVYLIQQMVIYPNQNTSAMQNVQKIYHQQLTASYLSESASATGPVSSVSPTTVKNTLSNLKKLNSDIVGWVQYPETVIDYPVVTEPTESPDFYLHHNYLKEDSNHGSIFLPKGTSPVTAKSLLLYGHNMKDGQMFHCIAELTLDQLKQQPLVYFDTGSGAQAYKIFAYLKTNTQSSQGKPFNYTAPKLQTNSDFLQFGYDLAIRSIYRFPVDVRAGDQLLLFSTCSYEFSDFRSVLAARRVRTEESNTVDSSAITQSTKPLYPDCWYVSHGETKPNWPATYTEAAKKKELPWPAA; this is translated from the coding sequence GTGCCGCACCAGCGGATGAAAAAGAAACACATTTTGCTGGATATTCTGATTTTAATTTTCGCAGCAGTCGCGGCCATTTCTGCGGTATACTTGATTCAACAAATGGTCATTTACCCGAATCAGAATACTTCTGCTATGCAGAATGTGCAGAAAATTTATCACCAACAGCTAACTGCTTCCTATTTATCGGAAAGTGCATCTGCCACAGGTCCGGTATCCTCAGTTTCCCCGACTACAGTGAAAAACACACTGTCTAATCTAAAAAAACTTAATTCTGACATTGTCGGCTGGGTGCAGTATCCAGAAACTGTAATTGACTATCCAGTTGTAACTGAGCCTACGGAATCGCCTGATTTTTATCTGCATCACAATTATTTAAAAGAAGACTCCAATCATGGCAGTATTTTTCTTCCAAAAGGTACCAGCCCTGTAACTGCAAAAAGTCTTTTGCTCTATGGTCACAACATGAAAGACGGCCAGATGTTTCACTGTATTGCGGAATTAACACTTGACCAGCTTAAACAACAGCCTCTCGTATATTTTGACACAGGCAGTGGGGCGCAGGCATATAAAATATTTGCATACTTAAAAACAAACACCCAATCATCACAGGGGAAGCCTTTTAACTACACTGCACCAAAGCTGCAAACCAACAGTGATTTTCTGCAGTTTGGCTATGATCTGGCCATTCGTTCAATTTACCGCTTTCCAGTTGATGTGCGGGCAGGGGATCAATTGCTGTTGTTTTCTACCTGTTCCTACGAATTTAGTGACTTTCGTTCGGTATTGGCAGCCAGGCGGGTGCGTACAGAGGAATCCAATACAGTGGATTCCTCTGCAATCACTCAATCAACAAAACCGCTATACCCGGACTGCTGGTATGTTTCCCATGGGGAAACAAAACCAAACTGGCCTGCGACTTATACGGAAGCTGCAAAGAAGAAGGAATTGCCATGGCCTGCGGCTTAA
- a CDS encoding 3-hydroxyacyl-ACP dehydratase FabZ family protein, whose protein sequence is MNKEELKKILPHREPMLLIDEASLLPDGSAQGSYTVRGDEWFLKGHFPGNPTVPGVILCEMMGQACCVMIAEQLKGKTPYFTGIDKVKFHHTVKPGDILNITCQISRVFKDFYFTKCKGAVNGKTAVVGDLSFAVVG, encoded by the coding sequence TTGAATAAAGAAGAATTGAAGAAAATTCTTCCGCACAGAGAACCCATGTTGCTGATTGATGAAGCCAGCCTACTGCCAGACGGTTCTGCGCAGGGCAGTTATACTGTGCGGGGTGATGAGTGGTTCCTCAAAGGGCATTTCCCCGGAAATCCAACGGTTCCAGGCGTTATTCTCTGCGAAATGATGGGGCAGGCCTGCTGTGTGATGATAGCTGAACAGTTAAAAGGTAAAACGCCATATTTCACCGGTATTGATAAGGTGAAATTTCATCACACTGTTAAGCCGGGTGATATTCTAAATATCACCTGCCAGATTTCTCGCGTCTTTAAAGATTTTTACTTTACAAAGTGTAAAGGTGCGGTAAACGGAAAAACAGCAGTTGTGGGCGACCTCAGCTTCGCGGTAGTTGGCTGA
- a CDS encoding sigma-70 family RNA polymerase sigma factor, whose translation MYFRSTKKSAQDVSMNEPIDSDKDGSALTLMDVLATEDNIFDNLDRKIKCEQLYTYLRKLSPREQTILVLRYGLSGGEPQTQREVAQSLGISRSYVSRIEKKALETLHKHFEQ comes from the coding sequence ATGTACTTCCGCAGTACCAAAAAATCGGCGCAGGATGTCTCTATGAATGAGCCAATTGACAGCGACAAGGACGGCAGTGCCTTAACTTTAATGGATGTTCTGGCTACAGAGGATAATATTTTTGACAATCTTGACCGAAAGATCAAGTGTGAGCAGCTCTATACATATTTAAGGAAGCTCTCCCCCCGCGAACAGACAATTTTAGTGCTTCGATATGGGCTGAGCGGAGGTGAACCTCAAACCCAGCGGGAAGTTGCCCAGTCACTTGGCATTTCACGCAGCTATGTTTCCCGCATTGAAAAAAAAGCACTGGAAACGCTGCACAAGCATTTTGAGCAATGA
- a CDS encoding MurT ligase domain-containing protein, with translation MRLRSSFAILVARAVSWVERRILHVGASAMPGRIALRLDPHLISALSAKLKKGSIVVCGTNGKTTTNNVICQIVEDSGNTVLCNYAGANMDSGVVTALLPGKKADWGVLEVDELSTPKIVPFLKPKYMVLLNIFRDQLDRCGEIDTVMQAIISALEQSPETTLIYNADDPFCSFIASHVKRTITFGIGEDLHLPQDRVTGGRFCLKCGTLMEYDYHQYGQLGAFHCPKCDFGRAPLDFAAMHITFTDGISFSVGETRIHTCYNGVYMVYNLLAAFSAAWSLGCSTDVFQKTIDQYQPKNGRLQEFDVQGHPIVLNLAKNPTGFNQNMALLLQDKGAKAVYFIINDNDNDGNDISWLWDVDFERLSEEQNMVVYAGGRRMNDLQVRLKYAGIDAQLVESVADAAKRTRELPTEHKLYVLTNYSALVPAQRELRTLSRQE, from the coding sequence ATGCGGTTAAGAAGTTCATTTGCTATATTGGTTGCCCGTGCAGTCAGTTGGGTGGAAAGGCGTATCCTGCATGTGGGTGCCAGCGCAATGCCCGGCCGAATTGCACTGCGCCTTGATCCGCATCTTATCAGCGCGCTGTCTGCAAAGCTAAAAAAAGGTTCTATCGTTGTTTGCGGAACAAACGGTAAAACTACGACCAATAATGTAATTTGTCAGATTGTAGAGGATAGTGGAAACACAGTTCTGTGCAATTACGCCGGAGCAAACATGGATTCTGGCGTTGTTACTGCTTTACTGCCCGGAAAAAAAGCTGACTGGGGTGTGCTGGAGGTAGATGAGCTTTCCACACCAAAGATTGTACCGTTTTTAAAACCTAAATATATGGTGTTGCTGAATATTTTTCGAGATCAGCTTGACCGCTGCGGTGAAATTGATACTGTTATGCAGGCTATTATTTCTGCGCTTGAACAATCACCTGAAACCACGTTGATTTATAATGCAGATGACCCGTTTTGTTCATTCATCGCTTCTCACGTCAAACGCACAATAACATTTGGCATCGGAGAAGATTTACATCTTCCGCAGGATCGTGTAACGGGCGGCCGTTTCTGCCTGAAATGCGGCACACTTATGGAATATGATTATCATCAGTATGGTCAGCTTGGTGCTTTTCATTGTCCGAAGTGTGATTTTGGGCGGGCACCGCTTGACTTTGCAGCAATGCACATTACATTTACAGATGGCATTTCATTTTCAGTAGGTGAAACACGGATTCACACATGCTACAACGGCGTTTATATGGTGTACAACCTTCTTGCAGCATTTTCTGCGGCATGGTCACTTGGCTGCAGTACAGATGTTTTTCAAAAAACGATTGACCAGTATCAGCCAAAGAATGGGCGCCTGCAGGAATTTGATGTACAGGGCCACCCGATTGTTCTCAATCTTGCAAAGAATCCGACTGGATTTAATCAAAATATGGCATTACTGCTGCAAGATAAAGGTGCAAAAGCGGTTTACTTTATTATCAATGACAATGACAATGACGGCAATGATATTTCGTGGTTGTGGGATGTTGACTTTGAGCGTCTGTCCGAAGAACAAAATATGGTTGTCTATGCAGGGGGGCGGCGTATGAATGACCTGCAGGTTAGGCTGAAGTATGCAGGCATTGATGCACAGTTGGTAGAAAGCGTTGCAGATGCGGCAAAAAGGACTCGCGAACTGCCGACAGAGCACAAATTATATGTACTGACAAATTATTCGGCGCTTGTTCCTGCTCAGCGGGAATTGCGCACGCTAAGCAGGCAGGAGTGA
- the fabF gene encoding beta-ketoacyl-ACP synthase II — MRRVVVTGMGAVTPVGNHVEEMWESLIHGKNGIGEITRFDSSKMRVHIAGEVKDFDPLQYFEKSDLRKNDLFTLYAVAASEQAVRDSGIQEKIEPERFGIYMGSGIGGISTTLDNYEKLLQDKHVSPYMIPSMIVNMAAGVISIRFNAKGPCVPIVTACTTSTHTIGEAFHCIRGGYADAIIAGGSEAAVNTLTVSGFSSIKALSTNPDPQTACRPFDKNRDGFVLGEGAGVVILEEYEHAKARGAKIYGEVLGYANTSDAYHITAPSPDAEGITRCIRLAVQEADVQIGKNTYINAHGTSTLLNDKIETLAFKQAFGEETAHQIKISSTKSMMGHLLGATGAVEAIICLKALNTGIVPPTIGLTKADPECDLDYTPDKAAHIEIQTAVSTNMGFGGHNGCIVFGKAEEA; from the coding sequence ATGCGCAGAGTAGTTGTTACAGGCATGGGTGCTGTGACCCCTGTAGGCAACCACGTTGAAGAAATGTGGGAAAGCCTGATTCACGGCAAAAACGGAATCGGCGAAATCACTCGGTTCGATTCCTCTAAAATGAGAGTTCATATTGCAGGAGAGGTAAAGGACTTTGACCCGCTGCAGTATTTTGAAAAAAGTGACCTTCGTAAAAATGACCTGTTCACCCTGTATGCGGTTGCCGCATCTGAGCAGGCAGTCCGTGACAGCGGAATTCAGGAGAAAATTGAGCCGGAGCGTTTTGGCATCTATATGGGTAGTGGTATCGGCGGTATTTCCACAACACTTGATAACTACGAAAAACTTTTGCAGGATAAACACGTATCGCCTTACATGATTCCAAGCATGATCGTCAATATGGCAGCAGGTGTGATCTCCATTCGATTTAATGCAAAAGGCCCCTGTGTGCCGATTGTAACAGCATGCACTACCAGTACGCACACCATTGGCGAAGCGTTTCATTGCATTCGCGGTGGTTATGCAGATGCGATTATCGCTGGCGGCAGTGAGGCAGCTGTTAATACTTTGACAGTTTCTGGCTTTTCCAGCATTAAAGCACTCAGCACAAATCCAGACCCGCAGACGGCTTGCCGCCCATTTGATAAAAACCGTGACGGCTTTGTTTTGGGCGAGGGTGCCGGTGTTGTGATTCTGGAAGAATACGAGCACGCAAAGGCACGCGGCGCAAAAATTTACGGTGAAGTGCTTGGATATGCGAACACCAGTGACGCTTACCATATTACTGCGCCTTCACCCGATGCAGAGGGAATTACCCGTTGCATTCGTCTGGCTGTGCAGGAAGCGGACGTTCAAATCGGCAAAAACACTTATATCAATGCACACGGAACCAGCACGCTGCTCAATGACAAAATCGAAACGTTGGCTTTTAAGCAGGCGTTTGGCGAGGAAACAGCACATCAGATTAAAATCAGCAGTACGAAAAGTATGATGGGCCACTTGCTGGGAGCCACCGGTGCTGTAGAAGCAATCATCTGTCTGAAAGCATTGAATACCGGCATTGTCCCGCCTACAATCGGGCTGACAAAAGCAGACCCGGAGTGTGACCTTGACTATACACCTGATAAGGCTGCACACATAGAAATCCAGACTGCTGTCTCCACCAATATGGGCTTTGGCGGCCACAACGGCTGCATTGTTTTTGGAAAAGCAGAGGAGGCATAA
- the accC gene encoding acetyl-CoA carboxylase biotin carboxylase subunit, which translates to MFSKILIANRGEIAVRIIRACKEMGIATVAVFSEADREALHVSLADESVCIGPARVQDSYLNMPAILSAAVKTGAQAIHPGYGLLSENARFAHLCEECHIHFIGPNAELISKLGDKDEAKRTMRAAGVPVVPGSDLIPDEKAALTAAKEIGFPLLVKARAGGGGRGIRLVSSEEELIPAFQASSQEAASAFGDGACYLEKYLDPVKHIEMQILCDNYDNVLCLGERECSVQRKHQKLLEESPAVCVTQELRTKMIEAAQRAANAVHYRSLGTIEFLMDNHHNFYFMEMNTRLQVEHPVTEMVTGLDLVKWQIRAAAGTKLPFEQKDISLSGHAIECRINAEDPDNGFAPSCGKISLLHIPGGPWVRFDTALYQEYSVPPFYDSLLGKLIVHAPTREEAVRKMQAALAELVIDGVNHTAELQMDILSDPSFLDGSYHTDFMEKREKLC; encoded by the coding sequence TTGTTTTCAAAAATCCTGATTGCAAACCGCGGCGAAATTGCAGTGCGGATTATTCGTGCGTGCAAGGAAATGGGCATTGCAACCGTGGCTGTTTTCAGTGAAGCTGACCGGGAAGCCCTGCATGTGAGTTTAGCGGATGAAAGTGTCTGCATTGGGCCTGCGCGGGTACAGGACAGCTACCTGAATATGCCGGCAATTTTGTCCGCAGCTGTAAAAACTGGAGCGCAGGCAATTCACCCCGGTTACGGTCTGCTAAGCGAAAATGCACGATTTGCACATCTGTGTGAGGAATGCCACATACATTTCATTGGGCCAAATGCAGAATTGATTTCCAAGCTTGGCGACAAAGACGAAGCAAAGCGCACCATGCGTGCAGCAGGTGTGCCAGTGGTCCCCGGCAGCGACTTGATTCCGGATGAAAAAGCGGCTTTAACTGCCGCCAAAGAAATTGGTTTTCCACTTTTAGTAAAAGCGCGTGCTGGCGGCGGCGGGCGCGGCATCCGCCTTGTTAGCAGTGAAGAAGAATTAATTCCTGCGTTCCAAGCATCTTCTCAAGAGGCTGCAAGTGCTTTCGGGGATGGTGCCTGTTATCTTGAAAAATATCTTGACCCAGTAAAACACATTGAAATGCAGATTCTGTGCGACAATTACGATAATGTTCTTTGCCTAGGTGAGCGGGAATGTTCTGTTCAACGCAAACATCAAAAGCTGTTGGAGGAAAGTCCAGCAGTGTGTGTAACGCAGGAACTTCGTACAAAAATGATAGAGGCCGCGCAGCGTGCTGCAAATGCAGTGCATTACCGCAGCCTTGGAACCATTGAATTCCTGATGGACAATCATCACAATTTCTATTTTATGGAAATGAACACCCGCTTGCAGGTGGAACATCCAGTAACGGAAATGGTTACAGGTTTGGATCTGGTAAAATGGCAAATTCGTGCTGCTGCCGGAACAAAACTACCATTTGAACAAAAAGATATTTCACTTTCCGGCCACGCAATTGAATGCCGCATTAATGCTGAGGACCCTGACAATGGTTTTGCACCCAGTTGCGGAAAAATCAGCTTGCTGCACATTCCTGGCGGCCCGTGGGTTCGCTTTGACACTGCACTCTATCAGGAATATTCTGTTCCGCCATTTTATGATTCCCTGCTTGGCAAACTGATTGTACATGCACCAACACGTGAGGAGGCTGTGCGAAAAATGCAGGCTGCCCTTGCGGAGCTGGTGATTGATGGAGTTAACCATACAGCAGAACTCCAAATGGATATTTTGTCTGACCCTAGTTTCCTTGACGGAAGCTACCACACGGACTTTATGGAAAAGAGGGAAAAGCTGTGCTGA
- the accB gene encoding acetyl-CoA carboxylase biotin carboxyl carrier protein — MDLQAVKELAQLLEEKGLTSIEVEQDGQRICLKKEAVAPAPIASVAASIPAAAPVSAVSAAPESSGVVNFNDVTEVKSPMVGTVYVAPSPGADPFVQVGDKVKKGQVLCVIEAMKLMNEFTAPQSGEIVDICVEDGQLVEYGQCLFKIF; from the coding sequence ATGGATTTGCAGGCTGTAAAAGAGCTGGCACAGCTTCTAGAAGAAAAGGGCCTAACCTCGATAGAGGTTGAGCAGGATGGGCAGCGAATCTGCCTAAAAAAAGAAGCTGTGGCTCCGGCGCCCATTGCATCTGTTGCTGCATCCATTCCAGCGGCAGCACCGGTTTCAGCGGTATCAGCTGCTCCGGAAAGCAGTGGTGTGGTAAATTTTAATGACGTAACAGAAGTAAAATCCCCAATGGTTGGCACTGTTTACGTTGCTCCTTCTCCCGGGGCAGACCCATTTGTACAGGTAGGGGATAAGGTCAAAAAAGGGCAGGTCCTCTGCGTCATTGAAGCAATGAAACTGATGAATGAATTCACAGCTCCGCAGTCCGGGGAGATTGTTGACATTTGCGTAGAAGATGGTCAGCTAGTCGAATATGGTCAATGCCTGTTTAAAATATTTTGA
- a CDS encoding DegV family protein yields MIAIVTDSTAPITQKEAKLYGICVVPHSYMTNGIAYLENYTDKNESYTKRLLAAGTNAATGQSTAAAFATAFRQLLAQGYDVLCLVISSRLSGAWTSAVTAAREIGSSKIAVVDSHATAGALYYQIIRARELADSGLSLNELTDQCKQLDKVTNVAFSVEEMGALRRSRRLGLMNQSVNTILNRRPVFLLEDGGIVCKNLAHGRGERVRMLAALVPKDAKRIMVQGFGNAPIEGSLSRMLQRQFPQIEILHRELGPVLSIHIGAQALAVSWCLD; encoded by the coding sequence ATGATTGCAATTGTAACAGACAGTACAGCGCCCATTACGCAAAAAGAGGCGAAACTGTATGGCATTTGTGTAGTGCCGCACAGCTATATGACAAATGGAATCGCTTACCTTGAAAATTACACAGATAAGAATGAAAGTTATACAAAGCGGCTTTTGGCTGCCGGAACAAATGCAGCAACCGGACAAAGTACCGCAGCAGCTTTTGCAACTGCTTTTCGGCAGCTGCTGGCGCAGGGCTATGATGTTCTCTGCTTGGTGATTTCGTCCAGACTGAGCGGTGCGTGGACTAGTGCGGTCACAGCAGCTAGGGAAATTGGCAGTTCAAAAATTGCAGTGGTAGATTCTCATGCAACTGCGGGGGCTTTGTACTATCAAATCATACGAGCAAGAGAACTTGCAGATTCCGGATTGTCCTTAAATGAACTGACAGATCAGTGCAAACAGCTTGACAAAGTTACAAACGTTGCATTTTCTGTAGAAGAAATGGGGGCTTTGCGCCGCAGTCGTCGGTTGGGCCTGATGAATCAATCAGTGAATACGATTTTGAATCGCCGCCCAGTTTTTTTGCTGGAGGACGGCGGCATTGTTTGCAAAAATCTTGCACACGGACGTGGGGAACGGGTTCGAATGCTGGCGGCTCTTGTGCCAAAAGATGCAAAAAGAATCATGGTGCAGGGGTTTGGCAATGCTCCGATAGAAGGAAGTTTGTCAAGAATGCTTCAGCGGCAATTTCCACAGATAGAAATTCTGCATCGTGAGCTTGGTCCAGTGCTCAGTATTCACATTGGCGCGCAGGCCCTTGCGGTATCTTGGTGTTTAGATTAA
- a CDS encoding type 1 glutamine amidotransferase produces the protein MEIRIAHLFPELLNLYGDGGNIICIQKRCDWRGIFVKVDQIHAGDSVDFGNTDIIFVGGGTDREQKIVCSELLAVKQQLHDYVEAGGVLLAVCGGYQLLGHNYLLGDELVEGVGVIDLKTERGEGRLIGNVMIESDICKMPIVGYENHGGRTYLGDCEPLGKVTSAGGYGNNGTDGYEGVHYKNVIGTYLHGPLLPKNPQVCDYLLKTALARRYGSEFDFPDLDDTIENNANLVMQERLKANVVNKVQVSARGRS, from the coding sequence ATGGAAATTCGTATTGCACACCTTTTCCCCGAACTGCTGAATCTGTATGGAGATGGCGGGAACATTATCTGCATACAGAAACGCTGTGATTGGCGCGGTATTTTCGTAAAGGTTGACCAAATCCATGCCGGTGATTCCGTTGACTTTGGAAACACGGATATTATTTTTGTGGGCGGGGGAACCGACCGTGAACAAAAAATCGTATGCAGTGAACTTTTGGCGGTGAAACAGCAGCTTCACGATTATGTGGAAGCCGGAGGTGTACTGCTGGCGGTCTGCGGCGGTTACCAACTGTTAGGACACAATTATCTGCTGGGCGATGAACTGGTTGAAGGCGTTGGCGTTATTGACCTGAAAACAGAGCGTGGGGAGGGTCGACTAATTGGCAACGTCATGATTGAAAGTGATATTTGCAAAATGCCGATTGTCGGCTATGAAAATCATGGCGGCCGAACTTACCTCGGCGATTGCGAGCCACTTGGGAAAGTTACTTCCGCTGGTGGATACGGCAATAATGGAACAGATGGATACGAAGGTGTTCACTATAAAAACGTAATCGGTACTTATCTGCACGGCCCATTACTGCCCAAAAATCCGCAGGTGTGTGATTACCTTTTAAAAACCGCACTTGCCCGCCGTTACGGCAGTGAATTTGATTTCCCGGATTTGGATGATACCATTGAAAATAATGCCAATCTTGTAATGCAGGAACGGCTGAAAGCGAATGTTGTTAACAAAGTACAGGTCAGCGCACGCGGAAGAAGCTGA
- the accD gene encoding acetyl-CoA carboxylase, carboxyltransferase subunit beta, whose translation MLKRANFKPSRNQLENIDVATAGSGVSEQPQIPDQLCVKCPGCGKMIFTDDVKKNSSVCPDCGYHFKIPARRRLFTLCDDDSFTEWDASLFSKDFLNFPGYAVKLKSSRLNSRENEAVVSGCGKIENSPCALFAMDSRFMMGSMGSVVGEKITRVFERATEQHLPVIGFTLSGGARMQEGTISLMQMAKTSGAVKRHSDAGLLYITVLTNPTTGGVTASFAMEGDILLSEPAALIAFAGPRVIEQTMRQKLPKGFQSAEFLLEKGFLDAVIPRTDMRVVLSQLLKLHEQEG comes from the coding sequence GTGCTGAAAAGGGCAAACTTTAAGCCAAGCCGCAACCAGTTGGAAAATATCGACGTTGCCACTGCAGGCAGCGGCGTTTCTGAGCAGCCGCAGATACCGGATCAGCTTTGCGTAAAATGCCCCGGCTGCGGCAAAATGATTTTTACAGATGATGTGAAGAAAAATTCCAGCGTTTGCCCGGACTGTGGCTACCATTTCAAAATACCGGCCCGGCGCCGCCTGTTTACTCTTTGTGACGACGATTCCTTTACTGAATGGGATGCTTCGCTTTTCAGCAAAGACTTTTTGAATTTTCCCGGTTATGCCGTAAAACTGAAAAGCAGTCGTTTGAACAGCCGCGAAAATGAAGCGGTCGTTTCCGGCTGTGGGAAAATTGAAAATTCTCCATGCGCATTATTTGCCATGGATAGTCGTTTCATGATGGGCAGCATGGGCAGTGTGGTTGGTGAAAAGATTACTCGCGTTTTCGAGCGGGCAACTGAGCAGCATCTTCCCGTAATCGGTTTTACCCTTTCCGGAGGAGCACGGATGCAGGAAGGTACTATTTCCCTCATGCAAATGGCTAAAACCAGCGGTGCCGTCAAGCGTCACAGCGATGCGGGACTGCTGTACATTACCGTGTTGACAAATCCGACGACCGGCGGGGTAACTGCCAGCTTTGCAATGGAAGGTGATATTTTGCTTTCCGAACCGGCTGCGCTGATTGCTTTTGCCGGGCCGCGTGTAATTGAACAGACAATGCGACAGAAACTGCCGAAAGGTTTTCAGAGTGCTGAATTTCTTTTGGAAAAAGGCTTTTTGGACGCCGTCATTCCCCGCACGGATATGCGGGTAGTTTTGTCGCAGCTGCTGAAACTGCATGAACAGGAGGGCTGA
- a CDS encoding acetyl-CoA carboxylase carboxyltransferase subunit alpha: protein MEAYKKLQLARKSGRPTGLDFIEHVVTDFFEMHGDRRFADDPAIVAGVGRLCGKPVTVIAQEKGHTMKERTTRNFGSAHPEGYRKALRQMELAEKFGRPVLCFVDTSGAFCGTGAEERGQGEAIAENLSEMMTLKTPILSVFIGEGGSGGALALAVANEVWMLENAVYSVISPEGCASILWKDSSKVREASDSLHMRPEDLLQLGIIERILPEGDLEALWHTLPMELDKKFTQLKELPCTELCEARYQRFRKMGVYGE from the coding sequence ATGGAAGCATATAAAAAACTTCAGCTTGCCCGCAAATCAGGCAGGCCGACCGGCTTGGATTTTATTGAACATGTTGTTACTGATTTCTTTGAAATGCATGGCGACCGCCGCTTTGCGGATGATCCGGCCATTGTTGCTGGAGTCGGCCGATTGTGTGGTAAGCCGGTTACAGTGATTGCTCAGGAAAAAGGGCACACCATGAAAGAACGTACCACCCGCAATTTTGGCAGTGCACACCCGGAAGGCTATCGAAAAGCGCTTCGGCAGATGGAACTGGCAGAAAAATTTGGCCGCCCTGTACTGTGTTTTGTAGATACTTCCGGTGCTTTCTGCGGCACAGGTGCCGAGGAGCGTGGGCAGGGTGAGGCTATTGCAGAAAATCTTTCAGAAATGATGACATTGAAAACGCCAATTCTCTCCGTTTTTATCGGTGAAGGCGGCAGTGGCGGTGCACTTGCGCTTGCTGTTGCAAATGAAGTGTGGATGCTGGAAAATGCAGTGTATTCTGTAATCAGTCCTGAAGGGTGCGCCAGTATTCTCTGGAAGGATTCCAGTAAAGTACGTGAAGCCAGCGACAGCCTGCACATGCGGCCGGAAGATTTGCTGCAGCTGGGTATTATTGAGCGTATTTTGCCAGAAGGTGATTTGGAAGCACTGTGGCATACTTTACCTATGGAATTGGATAAAAAATTCACACAGTTAAAGGAGTTGCCTTGTACTGAACTGTGTGAAGCACGTTACCAGCGTTTTCGCAAGATGGGGGTGTACGGCGAATGA
- the pepT gene encoding peptidase T encodes MKAAHRLLKYIKVCTTSDENSTSVPSAQREFDLANQLAEEMRNIGITDVRVTDTCYVYGEIPATAGKEQIPALGFISHMDTAPDFNGEAVNPQIIENYDGENVELGTSGRVLSPREFPHLAQLRGKTLITTDGTTLLGADDKAGIAEILTACETILQKNMPHGRIRIGFTPDEEVGSGADHFDVPGFGADFAYTVDGGDSSEISYENFNAAGAKLTFSGFNVHPGDAKDTMKNASLIAMEANAMLPAAETPAHTQGREGFFHLCNMSGNIEEAKLEYIIRDHSKEHFEIRKDMLHKIADILNEKYGKDTVQLEIKDQYENMLQYIKPYPQLIENARKAMTALGVAPCELPIRGGTDGAKLSVSGLPCPNLGTGGHAFHGPYEHIAAEDMDLSTEIIVGIIEQFAK; translated from the coding sequence ATGAAAGCAGCACATCGACTTTTAAAGTATATAAAGGTGTGTACAACGTCGGATGAAAATTCCACTTCTGTACCATCCGCACAGCGTGAATTTGACCTTGCCAATCAGCTGGCAGAGGAAATGCGTAATATTGGGATAACGGACGTGCGTGTGACAGATACCTGCTACGTTTACGGTGAGATTCCGGCTACAGCGGGTAAAGAGCAGATACCGGCATTAGGATTTATTTCTCACATGGACACCGCTCCGGATTTTAACGGTGAGGCCGTCAATCCACAGATTATCGAAAATTATGACGGTGAAAATGTGGAACTTGGTACGAGTGGCCGGGTACTTTCTCCCAGAGAATTCCCGCATCTTGCGCAGTTACGAGGAAAGACGCTAATTACAACAGACGGCACTACTTTGCTGGGTGCTGACGACAAGGCCGGTATTGCAGAAATCCTGACTGCATGTGAAACCATTCTGCAAAAAAATATGCCACATGGCCGTATTCGCATTGGTTTTACACCGGACGAAGAAGTTGGCAGCGGTGCCGATCATTTTGATGTTCCCGGCTTTGGCGCCGACTTTGCCTACACGGTTGACGGTGGGGATTCCAGCGAAATCAGTTATGAGAATTTCAACGCTGCCGGTGCTAAACTCACTTTTTCAGGGTTTAATGTGCATCCCGGTGACGCAAAGGATACTATGAAAAATGCTTCCCTGATTGCTATGGAAGCCAACGCCATGCTTCCGGCTGCGGAAACACCTGCACACACACAGGGGCGAGAGGGGTTTTTCCATTTGTGTAATATGAGCGGAAATATTGAAGAAGCAAAACTGGAATATATTATCCGCGACCATTCCAAGGAGCATTTTGAAATTCGAAAGGACATGCTGCACAAAATTGCAGATATCCTGAATGAGAAGTACGGAAAAGATACTGTTCAGTTAGAAATCAAAGACCAGTATGAAAATATGCTGCAATATATTAAACCTTATCCGCAGCTTATTGAAAATGCGCGCAAGGCCATGACTGCTTTGGGTGTTGCACCCTGTGAACTGCCGATTCGCGGCGGTACAGACGGTGCGAAACTAAGCGTCAGCGGACTTCCCTGCCCTAACCTTGGTACCGGCGGCCATGCTTTTCACGGTCCTTATGAGCATATTGCCGCAGAAGATATGGATTTAAGCACCGAAATTATTGTTGGAATTATTGAACAGTTTGCAAAATAA